From the Thermococcus sp. 18S1 genome, one window contains:
- a CDS encoding aspartate/glutamate racemase family protein — protein MYGWRGRLGLIVPSSNTTMEMELHSALPEGVSLHTARVPLKNVTEEELVKMNAMAVESARLLRDAGVELILYGCTSGSFIGGKDYEKEIEAKIEEEVNVPVVSTSTAVVEALKILDAQAVLVITPYTDEINAREREFLEANDFEVLDIRGLGIEDNTQIGKLEPHEAYRLAKASFMDEADAIFISCTNLRTFEIIEVLEEDLGVPVVTSNQASLWLALRQMDVMERIPGLGRLFIDF, from the coding sequence ATGTACGGATGGAGAGGCAGGCTTGGTCTTATCGTTCCATCATCGAACACCACCATGGAGATGGAGCTTCACTCCGCGCTCCCAGAGGGGGTCTCCCTTCACACGGCGAGGGTTCCGCTGAAGAACGTCACGGAGGAAGAACTGGTCAAGATGAACGCCATGGCCGTTGAGAGTGCCAGGCTTCTGCGTGACGCGGGCGTTGAGCTTATCCTCTACGGCTGCACGAGCGGCTCATTCATAGGAGGAAAGGACTACGAGAAGGAAATCGAGGCGAAGATCGAGGAAGAGGTAAACGTTCCCGTTGTCAGCACTAGTACGGCCGTTGTCGAGGCCCTTAAGATACTCGACGCCCAGGCGGTACTGGTGATAACCCCCTACACCGACGAGATAAACGCGCGGGAGAGGGAGTTCCTCGAGGCCAATGACTTCGAGGTCCTTGACATCCGGGGGCTGGGGATAGAGGACAACACCCAGATTGGAAAGCTCGAACCCCACGAGGCCTACCGCCTCGCCAAGGCGAGCTTCATGGACGAGGCAGATGCGATTTTCATCAGCTGCACCAACCTCAGAACCTTTGAGATAATCGAAGTTCTCGAGGAGGACCTCGGCGTTCCGGTCGTTACGAGCAACCAGGCATCGCTTTGGCTGGCCCTCCGCCAGATGGACGTTATGGAGCGGATCCCCGGGTTGGGGAGGCTATTCATCGATTTCTGA
- a CDS encoding nitroreductase family protein: protein MELHDAILNRTSVRYFEEKNVPEEHVRELVEAAVRAPTASGLENWRFVVFGSKKAREKLYGLIAEGMIRYYRAVNLSDEKIEKLKTRMYESGMYRAPVYVAVFIDRRVRFLKGSEFDELEFIWSVESAAMAIQNLMLKAVELGLGTVYIGVTNFQGIEDEVRELAGLDENHYLVGVIPVGYPREEIQPRKRRKSIDEVLSFV from the coding sequence GTGGAACTCCACGACGCGATATTGAACAGGACTTCCGTGAGGTACTTTGAGGAGAAGAACGTGCCCGAAGAGCACGTTAGAGAGCTTGTGGAAGCCGCGGTGAGGGCACCGACCGCAAGCGGCCTGGAGAACTGGAGGTTCGTGGTCTTCGGGAGTAAAAAAGCGAGGGAAAAGCTCTACGGCCTCATAGCTGAAGGCATGATCCGATACTACCGCGCTGTGAACCTGTCCGATGAGAAGATAGAGAAGCTCAAGACGCGCATGTACGAAAGCGGAATGTACCGTGCACCGGTTTACGTGGCGGTCTTCATCGACAGGCGTGTTCGCTTCCTCAAAGGGAGCGAGTTCGACGAACTCGAGTTCATCTGGAGCGTGGAAAGCGCGGCTATGGCCATTCAGAACCTCATGCTCAAGGCCGTTGAGCTCGGCCTCGGAACGGTCTACATAGGAGTTACTAATTTTCAGGGCATAGAGGATGAGGTCAGGGAGCTTGCGGGCCTCGACGAGAACCACTACCTGGTGGGAGTCATCCCTGTTGGCTATCCGCGGGAGGAGATACAGCCGAGAAAACGGAGGAAAAGCATCGACGAGGTGCTCAGCTTCGTCTGA
- the xerA gene encoding site-specific tyrosine recombinase/integron integrase gives MEVPELIEEYETYLDLEGKSPNTIRMYSYYVRRYLEWGGSPNARSALRFLARLRKEGYSNRSLNLVVQALRSYFRFEGYDEEAEKLKPPKVPRSLPKALTREEVKRLLSVIPPTKKRDRLIVLLLYGAGLRVSELCNLKRRDVDLERSIIVVRGGKGAKDRVVPIPEFLAREIRAYLETRSDDSEYLLVEERRREKDRLSTKTVWYLLKRYGVRAGVEVTPHKLRHSFATHMLENGVDIRAIQELLGHSNLSTTQIYTKVTVEHLRKAQEKARLIEGLME, from the coding sequence ATGGAAGTCCCCGAGCTGATAGAGGAGTACGAGACGTACCTCGACCTCGAGGGAAAGAGCCCGAACACGATTAGGATGTACTCCTACTACGTGCGCCGGTATCTGGAGTGGGGCGGCTCCCCAAACGCCCGCTCCGCCCTCCGTTTTCTCGCGAGGCTTAGGAAAGAAGGCTACTCCAACAGGAGCCTTAATCTCGTGGTTCAGGCCCTGCGCTCCTACTTCCGCTTCGAGGGCTACGATGAAGAGGCCGAGAAGCTCAAGCCCCCGAAGGTCCCCAGGAGTCTCCCGAAGGCTCTGACGCGCGAGGAGGTTAAGAGGCTCCTCTCGGTTATTCCGCCGACAAAAAAGCGCGATAGGCTTATAGTTCTCCTCCTCTACGGCGCGGGATTACGCGTCAGCGAGCTGTGCAACCTCAAGAGGCGCGACGTTGACCTGGAGCGCTCCATCATCGTGGTTCGGGGCGGCAAGGGTGCCAAGGACCGCGTCGTACCCATTCCGGAGTTCCTTGCGAGGGAGATACGGGCATACCTCGAAACGCGATCCGACGACAGCGAGTACCTCCTCGTCGAGGAGAGAAGGAGGGAAAAGGACAGACTCTCCACCAAAACCGTGTGGTACCTCCTGAAGCGCTACGGCGTCAGGGCCGGTGTTGAAGTCACGCCCCACAAGCTCCGCCACAGCTTCGCGACCCACATGCTCGAAAACGGCGTCGACATAAGGGCCATCCAGGAGCTCCTCGGCCACTCGAACCTCTCAACGACGCAGATTTACACCAAGGTTACCGTCGAGCACCTCAGAAAGGCGCAGGAGAAGGCGAGGCTGATAGAGGGGCTGATGGAGTAG
- the pfkC gene encoding ADP-specific phosphofructokinase, whose translation MGLLDEARKLSVYTAYNTNVDAITFLKGEIVQRLIDEFGAEAVRKRMEEYPREINEPLDFVARLVHALKTGKPMAVPLVNEELHAWFDSHFKYDVERMGGQAGIIANLLANLDFKRVMVYTPHLARKQAEMFVDRPNLAYPVVEDGRLAFKHPREAYREGDPIKVNRIFEFRAGTTFKLGDETIKVPFSGRFIVSARFESIRIYTDPELKRFLPEIGLQVDGAILSGYQGIKLRYSDGKDANHYLREAKKDILLLKREKDVKVHLEFASIQNRELRKKVIYNLFPLVDSVGMDEAEIAHVLNALGYSKLSDRIFTYNRIEDTVLGGKILIDEMNLEVLQIHTIYYIMYITHSDNPLSEDELRNSLELATTLAAARASLGEIRSPEDFKVGTSVPYNERGEYVKLRFEEAKRRLRTREYKVVIIPTRLVRNPVSTVGLGDTISAGAFTSYLAMLRKKGEL comes from the coding sequence ATGGGGCTCCTGGACGAGGCAAGGAAACTTTCGGTGTACACGGCATACAACACAAACGTCGACGCGATAACCTTTCTGAAAGGGGAGATAGTGCAGCGGCTCATAGACGAGTTTGGGGCCGAAGCTGTCAGGAAGCGAATGGAAGAATACCCCAGAGAGATAAACGAGCCCTTGGACTTCGTTGCCAGGCTGGTACACGCCCTCAAGACGGGCAAGCCCATGGCGGTGCCCCTCGTCAACGAGGAGCTCCACGCGTGGTTCGACTCCCACTTCAAATACGACGTTGAGAGGATGGGCGGTCAGGCCGGAATCATAGCCAACCTCCTGGCGAATCTGGACTTCAAGCGGGTGATGGTTTACACCCCCCACCTCGCGAGGAAGCAGGCCGAGATGTTCGTGGACCGGCCCAACCTCGCATACCCTGTCGTCGAGGACGGCAGGTTGGCCTTCAAGCACCCCCGCGAGGCCTACAGGGAGGGCGACCCGATAAAGGTGAACCGCATCTTTGAATTCCGCGCCGGGACGACGTTCAAGCTCGGGGACGAGACGATAAAGGTTCCCTTCTCGGGCAGATTCATCGTCTCGGCCCGCTTCGAGAGCATAAGGATTTACACCGACCCCGAGCTGAAGCGGTTCCTACCTGAGATAGGCCTCCAGGTTGATGGGGCCATTCTGTCTGGCTACCAGGGGATAAAGCTCCGCTATTCCGACGGGAAGGACGCGAACCACTACCTGAGGGAGGCCAAAAAGGACATACTCCTGCTCAAGCGTGAGAAGGACGTTAAGGTTCACCTGGAGTTCGCCTCGATACAGAACCGCGAGCTCAGAAAGAAGGTCATCTACAACCTCTTCCCGCTCGTTGACAGCGTGGGGATGGATGAGGCGGAGATAGCCCACGTCCTCAACGCCCTCGGCTACTCCAAGCTCTCGGACAGGATTTTCACATACAACCGCATCGAGGACACGGTTCTCGGCGGAAAAATCCTCATAGACGAGATGAACCTCGAGGTGCTCCAGATACACACGATTTACTACATCATGTACATCACCCACTCCGACAACCCGCTAAGCGAGGACGAGCTGAGGAACAGTCTTGAGCTCGCAACAACCCTGGCCGCTGCCCGCGCGTCCCTCGGAGAAATCCGCTCGCCGGAGGACTTCAAAGTGGGCACCAGCGTACCGTACAACGAGCGCGGGGAGTACGTCAAACTGCGCTTCGAGGAGGCAAAGAGGCGCCTGAGAACCAGGGAGTACAAGGTCGTCATAATCCCGACGAGGCTCGTCAGGAACCCGGTCTCAACGGTTGGCCTGGGCGACACAATATCCGCCGGAGCATTCACGAGCTACCTCGCGATGCTGAGGAAGAAGGGAGAGCTTTGA